The following coding sequences lie in one Colius striatus isolate bColStr4 chromosome 14, bColStr4.1.hap1, whole genome shotgun sequence genomic window:
- the MMP15 gene encoding matrix metalloproteinase-15, which yields MAARCGAPWRAGGAPPWPLLLLLALAGAAAAAGEQLNAEAWLRLYGYLPQPSRQMSTMRSAQTFSSALAEMQRFYGITVTGVLDEETKAWMKRPRCGVPDQFGARTKSNMRRKRYALTGRRWSQSHLTFSIQNYTEKLGRGPSAEAVRRAFRVWEEATPLAFREVPYDDIRQRRKKEADIMVLFASGFHGDSSPFDGVGGFLAHAYFPGPGMGGDTHFDSDEPWTLENTDVSGNNLFLVAVHELGHSLGLEHSSNPSAIMAPFYQWMDTENFQLPEDDLRGIQQLYGTADGHPQPTKPLPTVTPRRPGRPDQRPPRPAPPGKPERPPRPGGPERPDQYGPDICDGDFDTVAVLRGEMFVFKGRWFWRVRHNRVLDNYPMPIGHFWRGLPGDIDAAYERHDGRFVFFKGDRYWLFREANLEPGYPQPLVTYGQGIPYDSIDTAVWWEPTGHTFFFRGDRYWRFNEDTRSVDPGYPKPISVWVGIPPSPKGAFLSPDASSTYFYRGTKYWKFDNERLKTEPGYPKSILRDFMGCHTELAPDPHPRWPDVERPPFNPEGDGQDEEEEEEEEDEEDYGAGGPGGDVDVVVQIDEYTRTMSVVMLLVLLLLLLCILGLIYVIVQTQRKGAPRMLLYCKRSLQEWV from the exons GTCTCTACGGGTACCTGCCGCAGCCCAGCAGGCAGATGTCCACCATGCGCTCGGCTCAGACCTTCTCCTCCGCCCTGGCCGAGATGCAGAGGTTCTACGGCATCACCGTCACCGGCGTCCTGGACGAGGAGACCAAGGC GTGGATGAAGCGTCCCCGCTGCGGGGTCCCAGACCAGTTTGGGGCGCGGACCAAGTCCAACATGCGTCGGAAGCGGTACGCGCTGACGGGGCGGCGCTGGAGCCAGAGCCACCTCACCTTCAG CATCCAGAACTACACGGAGAAGCTGGGCCGGGGGCCGTCGGCCGAGGCGGTGCGCAGGGCGTTCCGCGTGTGGGAGGAGGCCACGCCGCTGGCCTTCCGCGAGGTGCCCTACGACGACATCcggcagaggaggaagaaggaggcCGACATCATGGTGCTCTTCGCCTCCGGCTTCCACGGCGACAGCTCCCCCTTCGACGGCGTCGGGGGCTTCCTGGCTCACGCCTACTTCCCCGGCCCCGGCATGGGGGGGGACACGCACTTCGACTCGGATGAGCCCTGGACGCTGGAGAACACGGACGTGTCCG GGAACAACCTTTTCCTGGTGGCCGTGCACGAGCTGGGCCACTCGCTGGGCCTGGAGCACTCCAGCAACCCCAGCGCCATCATGGCCCCCTTCTACCAGTGGATGGACACGGAGAACTTCCAGCTCCCCGAGGACGACCTCAGGGGCATCCAGCAGCTGTACG GTACCGCGGATGGGCACCCTCAGCCCACCAAGCCTTTGCCCACCGTCACGCCCCGCAGACCTGGCAggccagaccagagaccccccagACCTGCCCCCCCGGGGAAACCGGAGCGGCCGCCCCGACCCGGCGGCCCCGAGCGACCCGACCAGTACGGCCCCGACATCTGCGACGGCGACTTTGACACGGTGGCGGTGCTGCGGGGGGAGATGTTTGTGTTCAAG GGCCGCTGGTTCTGGAGGGTCCGGCACAACCGGGTGCTGGACAACTACCCCATGCCCATCGGGCACTTCTGGCGGGGCCTCCCCGGGGACATCGACGCTGCCTACGAGAGGCACGACGGGAGGTTTGTCTTCTTCAAAG gtGACCGGTACTGGCTGTTCCGAGAAGCCAACCTGGAGCCCGGGTACCCGCAGCCCTTGGTGACCTACGGGCAGGGCATCCCCTACGACAGCATCGACACGGCCGTGTGGTGGGAGCCCACGGGACACACCTTCTTCTTCCGTGGGGACAG ATACTGGCGCTTTAACGAGGACACGCGCTCGGTGGACCCCGGGTACCCGAAGCCCATCTCTGTGTGGGTGGGCATCCCGCCCTCACCCAAGGGTGCCTTCCTCAGCCCGGACGCCT CCTCCACCTACTTCTACAGAGGCACAAAGTACTGGAAATTCGACAACGAGCGGCTGAAGACGGAGCCGGGTTACCCCAAATCCATCCTGCGGGACTTCATGGGCTGCCACACGGAGCTggcccccgacccccacccccGCTGGCCCGACGTGGAACGACCCCCCTTCAACCCTGAGGGCGACGGGcaggacgaggaggaggaggaggaggaggaagatgaggaggatTACGGCGCGGGCGGGCCGGGAGGGGACGTGGACGTGGTGGTGCAGATCGATGAGTACACGCGCACCATGAGCGTGGtgatgctgctggtgctgctgctgctgctgctctgcatcctCGGCCTCATCTACGTCATCGTGCAGACGCAGAGGAAGGGCGCTCCCCGCATGCTCCTCTACTGCAAGCGCTCCTTGCAGGAGTGGGTCtga